Proteins from a genomic interval of Streptomyces sp. NBC_00820:
- a CDS encoding amino acid permease yields the protein MTSTLFRTKKVEQSILDTEEPEHALKKSLSALDLTVFGVGVIIGTGIFVYTGSVAKTTSGPAIALSFVAAGIVCALAALCYAEFASTVPVAGSAYTFSYASIGELPAWIIGWDLVLEFALGTAVVAVGWSGYFRSFLSNNIGWNIPEVLGGRDGASGFGFDIFASLLVLVLTAVLVVGMKLSARVTQVVVAIKLVVVLIVIIAGAFIVNTANYHPFIPPSEPAASTSAIKAPLIQLMFGWAPSNFGVMGIFTGASIVFFAFIGFDVVATAAEETRNPQRDMPRGIIGSLLICTLLYVAVSIVVTGMEKYTNLSVQAPLAQAFKATGHPAYAGIISFGATIGLITVCMILLLGQTRVFFAMSRDGLLPRFFSHTHPRYRTPYRPTILLGVIIAVIAGFTSLETLGELVNIGTLFAFIIVAISVVILRRTRPDLHRAFRTPWVPVVPILSVCASLWLMLNLPTETWIRFAIWMAIGFVVYFAYGRSHSRLGRQEETTRDDVLGGHEHHDRKKP from the coding sequence GTGACCAGCACCCTCTTCCGTACGAAGAAGGTCGAGCAGTCCATCCTCGACACCGAGGAACCGGAACACGCGCTCAAGAAGTCCCTGTCAGCCCTCGACCTGACCGTCTTCGGCGTCGGCGTCATCATCGGCACGGGCATCTTCGTCTACACGGGTTCGGTCGCCAAGACCACCTCCGGTCCCGCGATCGCCCTGTCGTTCGTCGCGGCGGGCATCGTCTGCGCCCTGGCCGCCCTCTGTTACGCCGAGTTCGCCTCCACCGTCCCGGTGGCCGGGTCGGCGTACACGTTCTCGTACGCCTCGATCGGCGAACTGCCCGCCTGGATCATCGGCTGGGACCTGGTGCTGGAATTCGCCCTGGGTACGGCGGTGGTGGCCGTCGGCTGGTCCGGCTACTTCCGGTCGTTCCTGTCGAACAACATCGGATGGAACATCCCCGAGGTGCTCGGCGGGCGGGACGGCGCCTCGGGATTCGGCTTCGACATCTTCGCCTCCCTGCTGGTCCTGGTGCTCACGGCCGTGCTCGTGGTCGGCATGAAGCTGTCCGCACGGGTCACCCAGGTGGTCGTGGCGATCAAGCTGGTCGTCGTGCTCATCGTGATCATCGCCGGGGCGTTCATCGTCAACACCGCCAACTACCACCCCTTCATCCCCCCGTCCGAACCGGCGGCCTCCACCAGCGCCATCAAGGCGCCGCTGATCCAGCTGATGTTCGGGTGGGCGCCGTCGAACTTCGGCGTGATGGGCATCTTCACCGGCGCCTCGATCGTCTTCTTCGCCTTCATCGGCTTCGACGTGGTGGCCACGGCCGCCGAGGAGACCCGCAACCCGCAGCGCGACATGCCGCGCGGCATCATCGGCTCGCTGCTCATCTGCACGCTGCTGTACGTGGCGGTGTCGATCGTCGTCACCGGCATGGAGAAGTACACGAACCTGTCCGTGCAGGCGCCGCTCGCCCAGGCCTTCAAGGCCACGGGCCACCCCGCCTACGCGGGCATCATCAGCTTCGGCGCCACCATCGGCCTGATCACGGTGTGCATGATCCTGCTGCTCGGCCAGACCCGCGTGTTCTTCGCGATGAGCCGCGACGGCCTGCTGCCGCGCTTCTTCTCGCACACCCACCCGCGCTACCGGACGCCGTACCGGCCGACCATCCTGCTCGGCGTGATCATCGCGGTCATCGCGGGCTTCACCAGCCTCGAGACGCTCGGTGAGCTGGTGAACATCGGCACCCTGTTCGCCTTCATCATCGTCGCGATCAGCGTGGTCATCCTCCGCAGGACCCGCCCCGACCTGCACCGTGCCTTCCGCACCCCGTGGGTCCCGGTCGTCCCGATCCTGTCGGTGTGCGCCTCGCTGTGGCTGATGCTCAACCTGCCCACCGAGACCTGGATCCGGTTCGCCATCTGGATGGCCATCGGCTTCGTCGTCTACTTCGCCTACGGCCGCTCGCACAGCCGCCTCGGCCGCCAGGAGGAGACGACCCGGGACGACGTCCTGGGCGGGCACGAGCACCACGACAGGAAGAAGCCGTAG